The window GACTTTGTTTGAAAGTTCCTGTTTAATGGACGGGTCAACCAATGGATGCCGCCCTTGAATCATTTCCCTTAGAAATTCAGGGCGGGCCGTATTAACAAAATGAGCTGCGAAAATACCACTGGCAAGAAAATCCACCGGATTAGAACTACGGGTTTCTTCATAATTAAAGGGCTGCCGTTCAAAAAAAAGGTTCTGCCAGAAGTTCGCTGCATCAATTCCTGTGTCTTCAATGTAAGACAACAAGGCTTTATTGTTATAAATATTGTGAATAGTAAAAAGACAAGGTATCCCAAGCTTTCTTGCCACGGCCGGGATCAACCCCGTCATCCAGTCATTGCAATGAATCAGATCCGGTTGCAACCGCGGAATAATGGAGTTGATCACCTCCCGCTGGAAAGATAGCGAACTGCTTATATTTTCCTGGTCAAAATCGGAATAGACCTTTTTTTTATAAAAAAAGATCCGGTCTTCAGCCAAATGAACCCTTGCTTCATTATGCCGGGTTCTTATCCAGTTCAATTGATTTTGAAACAAAGGGTTGTCATGATGATTGAACAGGGTGCGGTAATCAGGCAGCGCCACATGAACATCAGCACCTTTTTCATATAATTCAGAAATAAGTAAAGCGGAAACGTCCGCCATCCCGCCGTAACTCGCCTTTAAGGCACTCATTTCTTCCGGCAGATAAGAAAGTTCCGGTGTAACGAATAGAATTCTGGGCTTTTGAAAATCATGGGACATCGGGTATCTCCTAATAATCCAAATAGTTTTAAAATCGGTTGAAACTATGAATTTTCAGATGGGACAGGTGTGCTCCCATTAGGAAAGAGGTATATCCGAAAATTTATAAGTAAAAATAGGATGATTATGATTACGAATCAACACAACAGAAAACTATAAAAAGAAATATAAATCGACTATTAAAAATAGGGGAATATTCAAAGGACAACAGGAATGATGGAATGCTCTTTGTCGGCCTTGATAAAAAGATAGAGCCCATGAGTTATTGTCACGGCACCAGGGCGATCTTCAAGGCTTCATCAATCCATTCAACCGGTAAAGATTCGATGGATTGACGCACCTCTTCCGGCAATTCATCCATATCACTTTCATTGCATTTGGGCAGGATCACCTTTGTCAGGCCGGCCCGGTGTGCCGCAAGGACTTTCATCTTGATCCCGCCCACGGGCAGGACCCGGCCCCTGAGGGTGACTTCTCCCGTCATACCGATATGGCTGCCGACAAGCCGGCCGCTGAACAGACTCGCCATGGCCACAACTATCGTAATACCCGCAGATGGACCATCTTTGACTCATGCGCGTGAACTTTCTTCCAAGAGAGCGGGCGATACTTTGCCCAAGACTCGTTTTCCCGACTCCCGGCGGTCCGGCAAAACACAAAATAGCGCCCATGGCCTGGTTTTCATTTTCAATGGTGACGGGTTCCGACGGAATCCGGCGGGTATTTACCAGTTGCCGGACAGCC is drawn from uncultured Desulfobacter sp. and contains these coding sequences:
- a CDS encoding S16 family serine protease codes for the protein MASLFSGRLVGSHIGMTGEVTLRGRVLPVGGIKMKVLAAHRAGLTKVILPKCNESDMDELPEEVRQSIESLPVEWIDEALKIALVP